The following are from one region of the Sandaracinus amylolyticus genome:
- a CDS encoding dynamin family protein, producing MSIFDRAVGRAARFIDDVLLLPEEVRDRIERAEQLLDAGRGAEAEKLLRGVLEERPGLLRALIGWARALEMTGDVSGARLALAEARQQEPDDPQLSLLAAKLALASHDPGAAVTAAREAARRLAAQGGPAFAEACVIRARAEWMRGRPDRAARELRKAIAARPDDVDARIALVEALVDSDERLAARRAARGLEGAGLDDARTTRLGLALHRAGDAASARPLLERAAQIGNTQALEALARQSLARGDHAAAEGHARMAVARGGGADALSTLADVLAAAGRDGEAAQALLAASETRQGGDRDLLRRAARVVPLRDARELVRVADALEATSPNDPAARALRAHALLLRGERDACRILLAGEMVEPREVLAHARLALDERRPQDALAVMDRGEASEQLRPRNADAQLARTLRRDALRTLWRGPREEVDLAAAIDGVLAFAEERRLTDAVARARALRDELDRPLLLTILGEFNAGKSTLVNAFVGADVAPTGILPTTATLNVLRGGAERRVRVVRKDGTTREGDWDDLKRLLGDAEREGAVVDHVEIVLPSELLERVWILDTPGSNAPNPEHEALAKEAMRRADAALWVFDAGQAGKASEGRILASVRASKRTVIAALNKVDRLKPEQLAQVKASLAREMPEIGPEPVALSARAALRARVANDDAAFEASGFPALVRRLESDVFSQSRLLKRRACAGRLLELLRDALATEAEVEGTFEARRTKLERAATTLASVGGPVQAAIERAIEELESAQSRAFDDAAAEVLSFVRPRTNRFATHGADPEDRAFLAEVIQNRLDQASESTAARLGEALVAALAPALGGTELEAAIAVRIEAAIAPPVAAFGGFQAGLLSGGALRRFFDEVLPTATLSVKPIADALGQARAFPRESLRPALEHATAELLRELERDVTATGEAARRDWERLRARTYEPLRALHEVLEELVG from the coding sequence ATGAGCATTTTCGACCGCGCCGTGGGGCGGGCGGCCCGCTTCATCGACGACGTGCTCCTCTTGCCCGAGGAAGTGCGCGATCGCATCGAGCGCGCCGAGCAGCTGCTCGACGCGGGGCGCGGTGCCGAGGCGGAGAAGCTGCTTCGTGGTGTGCTCGAGGAACGTCCCGGGCTGCTGCGCGCGCTGATCGGATGGGCGCGCGCCCTCGAGATGACGGGCGACGTCTCGGGCGCGCGGCTCGCGCTCGCGGAGGCGCGACAGCAGGAGCCCGACGACCCGCAGCTCTCGCTGCTCGCCGCGAAGCTCGCGCTCGCGTCGCACGATCCCGGCGCGGCGGTGACGGCGGCGCGCGAGGCGGCACGGCGGCTCGCGGCGCAGGGCGGTCCCGCGTTCGCCGAGGCGTGTGTGATCCGTGCGCGTGCCGAGTGGATGCGGGGGCGCCCCGACCGCGCGGCGCGCGAGCTGCGCAAGGCGATCGCGGCGCGCCCCGACGACGTCGACGCGCGCATCGCGCTCGTGGAAGCGCTGGTCGACTCCGACGAGCGGCTCGCGGCGCGACGTGCGGCGCGCGGGCTCGAGGGCGCCGGGCTCGACGATGCCCGCACGACGCGGCTCGGCCTCGCGCTGCACCGCGCGGGGGACGCTGCGAGCGCGCGCCCGCTGCTCGAGCGCGCCGCGCAGATCGGCAACACGCAGGCGCTCGAGGCGCTCGCGCGGCAGTCGCTGGCGCGCGGCGATCACGCGGCCGCGGAAGGTCACGCGCGCATGGCGGTGGCGCGTGGTGGAGGCGCGGACGCGCTCTCGACGCTCGCCGACGTGCTCGCCGCGGCGGGGCGCGACGGAGAGGCCGCGCAGGCGCTCCTCGCGGCCTCGGAGACGCGCCAGGGCGGCGATCGTGATCTGCTGCGGCGTGCGGCGCGCGTGGTGCCGCTCCGCGATGCGCGCGAGCTGGTGCGGGTCGCGGACGCCCTCGAGGCGACCTCGCCGAACGATCCCGCGGCGCGCGCCCTCCGCGCTCATGCGTTGCTCCTTCGCGGAGAGCGCGACGCGTGCCGCATTCTGCTCGCGGGCGAGATGGTCGAGCCCCGCGAGGTGCTCGCCCACGCGCGGCTCGCGCTCGACGAGCGTCGACCGCAGGACGCGCTCGCGGTGATGGATCGCGGCGAGGCGAGCGAGCAGCTGCGCCCTCGCAACGCCGACGCGCAGCTCGCGCGCACGCTCCGCCGCGACGCGCTGCGCACGCTGTGGCGTGGCCCGCGCGAAGAGGTCGATCTCGCGGCCGCGATCGACGGCGTGCTCGCGTTCGCGGAAGAGCGTCGGCTGACCGACGCGGTCGCGCGCGCCCGCGCGCTGCGCGACGAGCTCGATCGCCCGCTCTTGCTCACGATCCTCGGCGAATTCAACGCGGGCAAGAGCACGCTCGTGAACGCGTTCGTCGGTGCCGACGTCGCACCCACCGGGATCCTGCCGACCACCGCGACGCTCAACGTGCTGCGCGGCGGCGCGGAGCGACGCGTGCGCGTGGTGCGCAAGGACGGCACCACGCGCGAGGGCGACTGGGACGACCTCAAGCGCCTGCTCGGCGACGCGGAGCGCGAGGGCGCGGTCGTCGACCACGTCGAGATCGTGCTCCCGTCCGAGCTGCTCGAGCGCGTGTGGATCCTCGATACGCCGGGCAGCAACGCGCCGAACCCCGAGCACGAGGCGCTCGCGAAGGAAGCGATGCGCCGCGCCGATGCCGCGCTCTGGGTCTTCGACGCCGGTCAGGCGGGCAAGGCGAGCGAGGGACGCATCCTCGCGAGCGTGCGCGCGAGCAAGCGCACCGTGATCGCCGCGCTCAACAAGGTCGATCGCCTCAAGCCCGAGCAGCTCGCGCAGGTGAAGGCCTCGCTCGCGCGCGAGATGCCCGAGATCGGGCCCGAGCCGGTCGCGCTCTCGGCGCGCGCGGCGCTGCGCGCGCGGGTCGCGAACGACGACGCTGCGTTCGAGGCGAGCGGCTTCCCCGCGCTGGTGCGGCGGCTCGAGAGCGACGTGTTCTCGCAGTCGCGTCTCCTCAAGCGTCGTGCGTGCGCCGGACGTCTGCTCGAGCTGCTCCGCGATGCGCTCGCCACCGAGGCCGAGGTCGAGGGCACGTTCGAGGCGCGCCGCACGAAGCTCGAGCGCGCCGCGACGACGCTCGCGAGCGTGGGTGGCCCGGTGCAGGCCGCGATCGAGCGCGCGATCGAGGAGCTCGAGTCCGCGCAGTCGCGCGCGTTCGACGACGCGGCGGCCGAGGTGCTCTCGTTCGTCCGCCCGCGCACCAATCGGTTCGCGACCCACGGCGCCGATCCCGAGGACCGCGCGTTCCTCGCCGAGGTCATCCAGAACCGGCTCGACCAGGCGAGCGAGTCCACGGCCGCGCGCCTCGGCGAAGCGCTGGTCGCCGCGCTGGCGCCCGCGCTCGGCGGCACCGAGCTCGAGGCTGCGATCGCGGTGCGCATCGAGGCGGCGATCGCTCCGCCGGTCGCGGCGTTCGGTGGCTTCCAGGCAGGCCTGCTGAGCGGCGGTGCGCTGCGTCGCTTCTTCGACGAGGTGCTCCCCACCGCGACCCTCAGCGTGAAGCCGATCGCCGACGCGCTCGGTCAGGCGCGCGCCTTCCCGCGCGAGTCGCTGCGGCCTGCGCTCGAGCACGCGACCGCCGAGCTGCTGCGCGAGCTGGAGCGCGACGTGACCGCCACGGGTGAGGCCGCGCGCCGCGACTGGGAGCGCCTGCGCGCCCGCACCTACGAGCCGCTGCGCGCGCTGCACGAGGTGCTCGAAGAGCTCGTTGGCTGA
- the rpoN gene encoding RNA polymerase factor sigma-54 — MEIKQQLRQTQQLVMTPQLQQAIKLLQMSRMELVDLVREEMLENPVLEDQVETGEVNAQGVEVQAPPEAATSIDRAVEADDRASEASVKGEEKKTDEIDWERYLENHAMQAPMPSSGRMSDEEMPGVEATLTKSEDLADHLAWQIRLTDFTDDEMRFVALVVGNLDENGYLKLEDTPPEEVVPRLAAEAEIDPEDAEEVLKMIQKLDPVGAASRDLRECLLVQAEHHGMDELVISVLRDHLTNLEKKNYAAIARDLKVTVEEIYDVAQVIAELEPRPGRDYVSEEPRYIVPDVYVTKVGDKYYVQANDDGMPRLKISGFYRAAMAGDPKAKEYIQGKLRSAQWLIRSIDQRRKTIVKVTECIVEKQRDFFDKGIEYLKPMILRDVAETVGMHESTISRVTSNKYVATPRGVFELKYFFNSAIRRDNADDIASESVKQAIKKIISEEDERNPHSDQKIVEILAQDGVVIARRTVAKYREMLGILSSSKRKKYF; from the coding sequence ATGGAGATCAAGCAGCAACTCCGCCAGACGCAGCAGCTCGTGATGACGCCGCAGCTCCAGCAGGCGATCAAGCTGCTGCAGATGTCGCGCATGGAGCTGGTCGACCTCGTTCGCGAGGAGATGCTCGAGAACCCGGTCCTCGAGGACCAGGTCGAGACCGGCGAGGTGAACGCCCAGGGCGTCGAGGTGCAGGCACCGCCCGAGGCCGCGACGTCGATCGATCGCGCCGTCGAAGCCGACGATCGCGCGTCCGAAGCGTCGGTGAAGGGCGAAGAGAAGAAGACCGACGAGATCGACTGGGAGCGCTACCTCGAGAACCACGCGATGCAGGCGCCGATGCCGAGCTCCGGTCGCATGAGCGACGAGGAGATGCCCGGTGTCGAGGCGACGCTCACGAAGAGCGAGGACCTCGCCGATCATCTCGCGTGGCAGATCCGCCTGACCGACTTCACCGACGACGAGATGCGCTTCGTCGCGCTCGTGGTCGGCAACCTCGACGAGAACGGCTACCTGAAGCTCGAGGACACGCCGCCCGAAGAGGTCGTGCCGAGGCTCGCCGCCGAAGCGGAGATCGATCCCGAGGACGCCGAAGAAGTCCTCAAGATGATCCAGAAGCTCGACCCGGTCGGCGCCGCGTCGCGTGACCTGCGCGAGTGCCTCCTGGTGCAGGCCGAGCACCACGGGATGGACGAGCTGGTGATCAGCGTGCTGCGCGATCACCTGACGAACCTCGAGAAGAAGAACTACGCGGCGATCGCGCGCGATCTGAAGGTGACGGTCGAGGAGATCTACGACGTCGCGCAGGTGATCGCGGAGCTCGAGCCGCGGCCGGGGCGCGACTACGTCAGCGAAGAGCCGCGCTACATCGTGCCGGACGTCTACGTCACGAAGGTCGGCGACAAGTACTACGTCCAGGCCAACGACGACGGCATGCCGCGCCTGAAGATCAGCGGCTTCTATCGCGCTGCGATGGCCGGCGATCCCAAGGCGAAGGAGTACATCCAGGGCAAGCTGCGCAGCGCGCAGTGGCTCATCCGCTCGATCGACCAGCGCCGCAAGACGATCGTCAAGGTCACCGAATGCATCGTCGAGAAGCAGCGCGACTTCTTCGACAAGGGCATCGAGTACCTCAAGCCGATGATCCTGCGCGACGTCGCGGAGACGGTCGGGATGCACGAGAGCACCATCTCGCGCGTCACGAGCAACAAGTACGTGGCGACGCCCCGCGGCGTGTTCGAGCTGAAGTACTTCTTCAACAGTGCGATCCGCCGCGACAACGCCGACGACATCGCGAGCGAGTCGGTCAAGCAGGCGATCAAGAAGATCATCTCCGAGGAAGACGAGCGGAACCCTCACAGCGATCAGAAGATCGTGGAGATCCTCGCGCAGGACGGCGTGGTCATCGCGCGCCGCACGGTCGCGAAGTACCGCGAGATGCTGGGCATCCTCAGCTCCAGCAAGCGCAAGAAGTACTTCTGA
- the hpf gene encoding ribosome hibernation-promoting factor, HPF/YfiA family: MEVSFTFRQVEPSEGVKNYAREKISKLQKYLRAPLTADVILSVERHLQTVEVMVHGDGHRFAGTHQSEDMYASIDLVIDKIDRQIRDDKDASADRRKHSGGISQMSGKTEK, encoded by the coding sequence ATGGAGGTCTCGTTCACGTTCCGTCAGGTGGAGCCCTCGGAGGGCGTGAAGAACTACGCTCGCGAGAAGATCTCGAAGCTCCAGAAGTACCTACGCGCGCCGCTGACGGCGGACGTGATCCTCTCGGTCGAGAGGCATCTGCAGACGGTCGAGGTGATGGTGCACGGCGACGGTCATCGGTTCGCCGGGACCCACCAGTCGGAAGACATGTACGCGTCGATCGACCTCGTGATCGACAAGATCGATCGCCAGATCCGAGACGACAAGGATGCGAGCGCCGACCGACGCAAGCACTCGGGTGGCATCTCGCAGATGAGCGGGAAGACCGAGAAGTAG
- a CDS encoding PTS sugar transporter subunit IIA, which produces MRLAELLTVDRIDTDLDARDKGDAIRAMAKLLASGLYPSAGGSAPSVDEVERVLREREAVASTGVGDGVAIPHGRLPGLTRFVGALGIQRGGVAFDAIDGRPASILFALIGPDRAAGEHLKCLARISRVLRDDALRARLLGADAPQRALDIVLEVDGA; this is translated from the coding sequence ATGCGCCTGGCCGAGCTCCTCACCGTCGACCGCATCGACACCGACCTCGACGCTCGCGACAAGGGCGACGCGATCCGCGCGATGGCGAAGCTCCTCGCGTCCGGGCTCTATCCGAGCGCGGGCGGGAGCGCTCCAAGCGTCGACGAGGTCGAGCGCGTGCTCCGCGAGCGCGAAGCCGTCGCGAGCACGGGCGTCGGTGACGGCGTCGCGATCCCGCACGGACGCCTGCCCGGTCTGACGCGCTTCGTGGGCGCGCTCGGGATCCAGCGGGGCGGCGTCGCGTTCGACGCCATCGACGGGCGTCCCGCGTCGATCCTGTTCGCGCTGATCGGCCCCGATCGCGCGGCGGGCGAGCACCTCAAGTGCCTCGCGCGGATCTCGCGCGTGCTGCGCGACGACGCGCTGCGCGCGAGGCTGCTCGGCGCCGACGCGCCGCAGCGCGCGCTCGACATCGTGCTCGAGGTCGACGGGGCCTAG
- a CDS encoding endonuclease/exonuclease/phosphatase family protein: protein MRRWRDRALKALAFAATVLAASAYFVRWKPDALGPVPSIEASAPPLREGELAVMTINAWRLSQPARVPALVAAIDREGEALAGGRPALVGIQEIQSREAISALSRELEDDGFFGACECSIRTDGSLRSAVAAAVRDPYVVRGHECIELERLFPDQRRCALLARVDDPEGRSIVLVVVHLAWHPSNGAMAAWLRQELVERDALGPHTILLGDLNAWPGTEGYDRIVAPPLRDAVPGAPATHYFGWTIDHVAIGDALETVRSLDRRASYERMQPAAALVMPLACDEGGPPGCPVSDHLPEGVVLRWRDGDRVSATQR from the coding sequence GTGCGGCGCTGGAGAGACCGAGCCCTGAAGGCCCTCGCGTTCGCCGCGACGGTCCTCGCTGCGAGCGCGTACTTCGTGCGCTGGAAGCCCGACGCGTTGGGCCCGGTGCCCTCGATCGAGGCGAGCGCGCCACCGCTGCGGGAGGGCGAGCTCGCGGTGATGACGATCAACGCGTGGCGCCTCTCGCAGCCCGCGCGCGTCCCTGCGCTCGTCGCGGCGATCGATCGCGAAGGCGAGGCGCTCGCCGGCGGGCGTCCTGCGCTCGTGGGCATCCAGGAGATCCAGTCGCGCGAGGCGATCTCCGCGCTCTCGCGCGAGCTCGAGGACGACGGCTTCTTCGGCGCGTGCGAGTGCTCGATCCGGACCGATGGGTCGCTGCGCAGCGCGGTCGCGGCGGCGGTGCGCGATCCCTACGTCGTTCGCGGGCACGAGTGCATCGAGCTCGAGCGGCTCTTCCCCGATCAGCGTCGCTGCGCGCTTCTCGCGCGCGTCGACGATCCCGAGGGCCGGAGCATCGTGCTCGTGGTGGTGCACCTCGCGTGGCATCCGTCGAACGGCGCGATGGCAGCGTGGCTGCGGCAGGAGCTCGTGGAGCGCGACGCGCTCGGGCCGCACACGATCCTGCTCGGGGATCTCAACGCGTGGCCGGGGACCGAGGGCTACGATCGCATCGTCGCGCCGCCGCTGCGCGACGCGGTGCCCGGCGCGCCTGCGACCCACTACTTCGGCTGGACGATCGATCACGTGGCGATCGGCGATGCGCTCGAGACGGTGCGCTCGCTCGATCGCCGCGCGTCGTACGAGCGGATGCAGCCCGCTGCCGCGCTCGTCATGCCGCTCGCGTGCGACGAGGGCGGGCCGCCGGGCTGTCCGGTGAGCGATCACCTGCCCGAGGGTGTCGTGCTGCGTTGGCGCGACGGTGATCGCGTCTCAGCGACGCAGCGGTAG
- a CDS encoding FHA domain-containing protein, with amino-acid sequence MPRYRIRYQGTDLEMPPGEFVVGRSSACHLALDDALVSRRHAAIHVQPDGVFVDDLGSRNGVLVNGERIPGRRKIVHLDRVTIGSHELVLVEIPDRPMLESACESCGAAITMDMAFCQKCGHLQHKGNPTLAGMTLEIPAVRPDAMQTAKHEALRLDGVRLDAARPPSAAGVGSEESTGRALLVGIADKALALGRFDEAERVLGKSLHEILARAKTGSVPPPPRIAEATRYALRLAEGTKRTSWLDWVFELHEATGRLLGADDIERVHELVRKLRYTGAGPVRRYVIAMRARAEGFSASERFLLSRLEGIERMVSA; translated from the coding sequence TTGCCTCGCTACCGGATCCGGTACCAGGGCACGGACCTGGAGATGCCTCCCGGCGAGTTCGTCGTCGGGCGTAGCTCGGCCTGCCACCTCGCGCTCGACGACGCGCTCGTCTCGCGCCGGCATGCCGCGATCCACGTCCAGCCCGACGGCGTGTTCGTCGACGACCTCGGCAGCCGCAACGGCGTGCTGGTCAACGGCGAGCGCATCCCGGGGCGTCGCAAGATCGTGCACCTCGATCGCGTGACGATCGGCTCGCACGAGCTCGTGCTCGTCGAGATCCCCGATCGCCCGATGCTCGAGTCCGCGTGCGAGTCGTGCGGCGCCGCCATCACGATGGACATGGCGTTCTGCCAGAAGTGCGGGCACCTGCAGCACAAGGGCAACCCGACGCTCGCGGGCATGACGCTCGAGATCCCCGCAGTGCGTCCCGACGCGATGCAGACCGCGAAGCACGAGGCGCTGCGGCTCGACGGAGTGCGCCTCGACGCCGCGCGTCCCCCCTCGGCCGCGGGAGTCGGCTCGGAGGAGAGCACCGGGCGCGCGCTGCTCGTGGGCATCGCCGACAAGGCGCTCGCGCTCGGGCGCTTCGACGAGGCGGAGCGCGTGCTCGGCAAGTCGCTGCACGAGATCCTGGCGCGCGCGAAGACCGGCTCGGTGCCCCCTCCGCCGCGCATCGCGGAGGCGACGCGATACGCGCTGCGCCTCGCCGAAGGCACGAAGCGCACGTCGTGGCTCGACTGGGTGTTCGAGCTGCACGAGGCGACGGGGCGTCTCCTCGGCGCGGACGACATCGAGCGCGTGCACGAGCTCGTGCGGAAGCTGCGCTACACGGGCGCCGGCCCGGTGCGTCGCTACGTGATCGCGATGCGCGCGCGCGCCGAGGGCTTCTCGGCGTCCGAGCGCTTCCTGCTCTCGCGGCTCGAGGGCATCGAGCGCATGGTCTCGGCCTGA
- a CDS encoding DUF58 domain-containing protein gives MRRVTDLVPITPLGLIVAVVGWAALTRIGLAERDLVLVVAAGGALGLVGVALVLVILGAIRIKHASFDPRGTRERTLETERSLPTGFSLPGLFLVPMLQVRWEWLAPEARLETRRRGLRVEEDASLRARGIVPGIERRIIVQDAFGLARIAVRQRSPERLTVLPHAGAMRDLPLLVSMAGGDDVPHPMGLDDGDRVELRRYAPGDPARHIHWKVFGRTRKLMVKMPERALSRARRTVSYLVGGPDDEASAAAARVAIEGGAFGAEWIFGADGSDGEASAIGDAVQRVVTSAGIGERGGSGLRAFVDRAERTGPASLVLFAPPRPGPWLARVLAVLRGRAGRARVVIGVDGIDSSSKATWWQRVIAREAPRVGTPIDELDAVLGALAATRCEVVVIDRRSGRRLGTAHRGAARALAADGKQVAA, from the coding sequence GTGCGGCGCGTCACCGACCTGGTACCGATCACGCCGCTCGGGCTGATCGTCGCGGTCGTCGGATGGGCGGCGCTCACGCGCATCGGGCTGGCGGAGCGCGATCTCGTGCTCGTCGTCGCGGCCGGGGGCGCGCTCGGGCTCGTCGGGGTGGCGCTGGTGCTGGTGATCCTCGGGGCGATCCGGATCAAGCACGCGTCGTTCGATCCGCGTGGGACGCGCGAGCGCACGCTCGAGACGGAGCGCTCCCTGCCGACGGGCTTCTCGCTGCCGGGGCTCTTCCTGGTGCCGATGCTGCAGGTCCGCTGGGAGTGGCTCGCGCCCGAGGCGCGGCTCGAGACGCGGCGTCGCGGGCTGCGCGTCGAGGAGGACGCATCGCTGCGGGCGCGCGGGATCGTGCCGGGGATCGAGCGGCGCATCATCGTGCAGGACGCGTTCGGGCTGGCGCGCATCGCGGTGCGGCAGCGATCTCCGGAGCGTCTGACCGTGCTGCCGCATGCGGGCGCGATGCGCGATCTGCCGCTGCTCGTGTCGATGGCGGGCGGGGACGACGTACCGCACCCGATGGGGCTCGACGACGGGGACCGCGTGGAGCTGCGTCGCTACGCGCCCGGGGATCCGGCGCGACACATCCACTGGAAGGTGTTCGGGCGCACCCGGAAGCTGATGGTGAAGATGCCGGAGCGCGCGCTCTCGCGTGCGCGTCGAACGGTCTCGTACCTGGTCGGTGGGCCCGACGACGAGGCGAGCGCGGCCGCGGCACGCGTCGCGATCGAGGGTGGTGCCTTCGGCGCGGAGTGGATCTTCGGCGCGGACGGCTCGGACGGCGAGGCGAGCGCGATCGGTGATGCAGTGCAGCGCGTCGTGACGTCGGCGGGCATCGGAGAGCGCGGCGGCAGCGGGCTGCGCGCGTTCGTGGATCGTGCCGAGCGCACGGGGCCCGCGTCGTTGGTGCTCTTCGCGCCGCCGCGTCCCGGGCCGTGGCTCGCGCGGGTGCTCGCGGTGCTGCGCGGTCGCGCGGGGCGGGCGAGGGTGGTGATCGGCGTCGACGGGATCGACTCGTCGTCGAAGGCGACGTGGTGGCAGCGCGTGATCGCGCGTGAAGCACCTCGAGTGGGAACGCCGATCGACGAGCTCGATGCGGTGCTCGGCGCGCTCGCGGCGACGCGCTGCGAGGTGGTCGTGATCGATCGGCGCAGCGGGCGTCGGCTCGGCACCGCGCATCGTGGTGCGGCGCGCGCGCTCGCCGCGGACGGCAAGCAGGTGGCGGCGTGA
- a CDS encoding transglutaminase-like domain-containing protein, with the protein MRDVREPALSTMLRMIVYALTAGVFAWPLSVAEGVIAAAIGGGLGSLVGRRLASTRVRTPVVMLGALVALGVSLAFADLVVGSGSVASMLGPSLALRAGEAAAFGLGALVLGTAVRLLSARRRSLAVIEIALIATSFAALVVAHRNYAIHRPFEIADWFLVRGGNPEYGMLGIGALAGLVIGLLLLSERSFLRSAVHLGVAACLLALILGTTAIAGLPPPQSGGDGLNLRNDTGRAEREAQGQGQSQGGAGGPDFQDEYDQSGSQTPLAIALLHDDYSPPSGVYYFRQESFSQYNGRRLIAAGISGVDDDVASGFPTRTIDIPGAPDTGAWRTTVETTVGLLAEHPRPFGLESPIQLVPVENPDRGRFRRTYRVRSAVLTSDEWGLLGRTAGSPTWSEDIRAHYTRGPSDPRYGELAQRILGEVPEDLRVDPIVQAFAITQWLGREGTYSLRSRHASADDPTAHFLFGDLTGYCVHFAHAAVYLMRAAGLPARVSTGYMVPESSRRGGSAILIAGGNSHAWPEVYLDGVGWVVVDVVPERSLDPPPGPADEALQQLLAEMLRGLRPLPEDGSEAPRAFDQILDDVRGPLAIGLAALIGTLVLLGYAIKVWRRLSGSVSPSAHTIYRAAIDQLASSGVVREWGESREAFAWRVRRELPSLAKLTTSHAAVAWGSKKARDDARGLLATKKELGRELAKTIPWWRRALGALNPYSWLLSR; encoded by the coding sequence ATGCGCGACGTGCGCGAGCCCGCGCTCTCGACGATGCTGCGCATGATCGTCTACGCGCTCACCGCGGGCGTGTTCGCGTGGCCGCTCTCGGTCGCCGAGGGCGTGATCGCGGCGGCGATCGGCGGGGGCCTGGGTTCGTTGGTCGGGCGCCGTCTCGCGAGCACGCGCGTGCGCACGCCGGTGGTGATGCTCGGCGCGCTCGTCGCGCTGGGGGTGTCGCTCGCGTTCGCCGATCTCGTGGTCGGCAGCGGGTCGGTCGCGTCGATGCTGGGGCCCTCGCTCGCGCTGCGCGCCGGCGAGGCCGCGGCGTTCGGGCTCGGCGCGCTCGTGCTCGGCACCGCGGTGCGACTGCTCTCGGCGCGTCGTCGTTCGCTCGCGGTGATCGAGATCGCGCTGATCGCGACGTCGTTCGCGGCGCTCGTGGTCGCGCATCGCAACTACGCGATCCATCGGCCCTTCGAGATCGCCGACTGGTTCCTGGTGCGTGGCGGCAACCCCGAGTACGGCATGCTCGGCATCGGCGCGCTCGCCGGGCTCGTGATCGGGCTGCTCCTGCTCAGCGAGCGCAGCTTCCTGCGCTCCGCGGTGCACCTCGGGGTCGCGGCGTGTCTGCTCGCGCTCATCCTCGGCACCACGGCGATCGCCGGGCTGCCTCCGCCGCAGTCGGGCGGCGACGGGCTCAACCTGCGCAACGACACCGGGCGCGCGGAGCGCGAGGCGCAGGGCCAAGGACAGAGCCAGGGCGGCGCGGGCGGGCCGGACTTCCAGGACGAGTACGATCAATCGGGCTCGCAGACGCCGCTCGCGATCGCGCTCCTGCACGACGACTACTCGCCGCCGAGCGGCGTCTACTACTTCCGGCAGGAGTCGTTCAGCCAGTACAACGGGCGACGGCTGATCGCGGCGGGCATCTCGGGCGTCGACGACGATGTCGCGTCTGGTTTCCCGACGCGCACGATCGACATCCCGGGCGCGCCCGACACCGGCGCGTGGCGCACGACGGTCGAGACCACGGTCGGTCTGCTCGCCGAGCATCCGCGGCCGTTCGGGCTCGAGTCGCCGATCCAGCTGGTGCCCGTCGAGAACCCGGATCGCGGGCGATTCCGGCGCACCTATCGCGTGCGCTCGGCGGTGCTCACGTCGGACGAGTGGGGCCTGCTCGGGCGCACCGCGGGGAGCCCCACGTGGAGCGAGGACATCCGCGCGCACTACACGCGCGGGCCGAGCGATCCGCGCTACGGCGAGCTCGCGCAGCGCATCCTCGGCGAGGTGCCCGAGGACCTGCGCGTCGATCCGATCGTGCAGGCGTTCGCGATCACGCAGTGGCTCGGGCGCGAGGGCACGTACTCGCTGCGCAGCCGGCATGCGAGCGCGGACGATCCGACCGCGCACTTCTTGTTCGGCGATCTCACCGGGTACTGCGTGCACTTCGCGCACGCCGCCGTGTACCTGATGCGTGCCGCGGGATTGCCGGCGCGGGTGTCGACCGGATACATGGTGCCCGAGTCGTCGCGGCGGGGTGGCTCGGCGATCCTGATCGCCGGCGGCAACTCGCACGCGTGGCCCGAGGTCTATCTCGACGGCGTGGGATGGGTCGTGGTCGACGTGGTGCCGGAGCGCTCGCTCGATCCGCCGCCGGGCCCTGCCGACGAGGCGCTGCAGCAGCTGCTCGCGGAGATGCTGCGCGGGCTGCGACCTCTGCCGGAAGACGGCAGCGAGGCGCCGCGCGCGTTCGATCAGATCCTCGACGACGTGCGCGGTCCGCTGGCGATCGGGCTCGCTGCGCTGATCGGGACGCTCGTGCTGCTCGGCTACGCGATCAAGGTGTGGCGGCGCCTCTCGGGCAGCGTCTCGCCGTCGGCGCACACCATCTATCGCGCGGCGATCGATCAGCTCGCGTCGAGCGGCGTGGTGCGCGAGTGGGGCGAGTCGCGCGAGGCGTTCGCGTGGCGCGTGCGGCGCGAGCTGCCGAGCCTCGCGAAGCTCACGACGTCGCACGCCGCGGTGGCGTGGGGCAGCAAGAAGGCGCGCGACGATGCGCGCGGGCTGCTCGCGACGAAGAAGGAGCTCGGGCGCGAGCTCGCGAAGACGATCCCGTGGTGGAGGCGCGCGCTCGGCGCGCTGAACCCGTACTCGTGGCTGCTGTCTCGATGA